Proteins encoded within one genomic window of Calonectris borealis chromosome 1, bCalBor7.hap1.2, whole genome shotgun sequence:
- the LOC142078063 gene encoding LOW QUALITY PROTEIN: uncharacterized protein LOC142078063 (The sequence of the model RefSeq protein was modified relative to this genomic sequence to represent the inferred CDS: deleted 1 base in 1 codon), with product MSDTKTVPLGREVLFEFLEKHNAQPSVSGIDWAQGNWYNLQSVVDQTSALQKDVRVRSGRGKAIVCAVLGASLAAAVEARERCRVEESLIVESFQNLIRSLQGQVAELKEQLEGERDQVKYLQIALKKQLLAGTAHEEIPPRSETDYPFNDLQAAREKVEKLELLSLRPLVKTEYIYDDDQDQFPQVTTKEVPYTAPELAKLKKDFGQVREMYLIGSSEMEYVWRVSLSGGDQILLSEKEAEGYWGPGVFLTTGNYCAPWSLTQWTAYWVGALNPLERGDPLAITGTVDQLVESVHKAACLQMMYDRKLEPRQESPVMMPVDPERMTPLIRGLLDSLKPIGIQLQGKTQAMPQSERVAAALEGLTPDRHCQSPDRKMWTWGEVAQELINYGCKYGPVNLAATKTDPRGLRRAEVKMVPCPEGDGKTPLAKPPGGRDIPNKRSSLWAKGWQKGIPRDLMDGLPTDKLEKLVSEWPDNRPIKGRVLKIPP from the exons atgagtgatactaaaactgtccctttggggagagaagttttgtttgagtttttggagaaacataatgcacaaCCCTCTGTATCCGGAAtagactgggctcagggaaattggtataatttgcagagtgtggttgatcaaacgagtgctttgcaaaaagatgtgagagtgagatctggaagaggaaaagcaattgtttgtgctgttctcggtgccagtttagccgctgctgtagaggcaagggaacgttgtcgcgttgaggaatccctaattgttgaatccttCCAAAACCTcattcggtcccttcaggggcaagtggcagaattaaaggaacagcttgaaggagagagagaccaggtgaaatatctgcagattgctcttaagaaGCAACTCCTTGCAGGCACTGCCCacgaggaaatacccccaagatcggaaactgattatccttttaacgacttgcaggcagcgagagaaaaagtagagaaattagaaCTGctctcgctgcgacccttggttaagaccgagtatatttatgatgatgatcaggatcagttcccccaagttacaaccaaggaggtcccctatactgcccccgagttggcaaagttaaaaaaagattttggtcAGGTGAGGGAG ATGTATTTGATAGGGAGTTCGGAGatggagtatgtgtggagagtatcattatctgggggggatcagattttgttaagtgaaaaggaggcggaggggtattggggaccgggagtatttttaactaccgggaattactgcgccccttggtctttaacccagtgGACAGCCTATTGGGTGGGGGctttgaaccccttggagaggggggatcccctcgcaATTACGGGCACTGTTGATCaattggtggaaagtgtgcataaggcagcttgcttgcagatgatgtatgatcgaaAGCtagagcctaggcaggagtccccagtgatgatgcctgtagatcctgagcgaatgactccccttataaggggactcctcgattccttaaagccgattggtatacagttacaggggaaaacaCAGGCAATGCCTCAGagcgaaagagttgcagctgctttagaaggacttacacctGATCGGCACTGCCAGTCCCcagataggaagatgtggacttggggggaggtcgcccaagaattgatcaattacgggtgcaagtatggccctgtaaaccttgcGGCCACTAAAACAGACCCTAGAGGCCTAAGGCGAGCTGAAGTAAAGATGGTTCCATGCCCTGAGggtgatggaaaaacacccctcgctaaaccacctggagggagggacatcccaaataagcgcagcagtctgtgggcaaaggggtggcaaaaggggatcccgcgtgacttaatggatggattgccgactgacaagttagaaaaactggtgtctgaatggcccgataatcGGCCGATAAAGGgacgggttctaaaaataccaccctga